Genomic segment of Salvia hispanica cultivar TCC Black 2014 chromosome 2, UniMelb_Shisp_WGS_1.0, whole genome shotgun sequence:
CTTGGCTTTGAGCCAATCTGCAGGTCTTGGCATCATAATTGCAACATACCCCTCTCCCTCTGGCTACAGTCACAGATGATAGTGTTACTAATGAATGATCATGGATGGACTGAAAAATAAACTGAATTTGGCTAAATACATTTAATGATCTTGGAGATCTAAAGAAGCAATACCCATTATTAAGTATTTTAAGAATCAAGCATGCCTATCTGTTACCATTTCCATTTTCCAATCCTAATGCAGCAAGCAACACAGAACCCCGTTATGTTGTTCAACgtactgtttttttttttgttcaacTTCTATGGACAATTCAAAAGCTTCTAGGAGATAGGAACCAAGAACTTTAAGAGTGATCACAAAAACAAGCGTAGCTTGAGGGAATGGATAGCCATTGAAGATGACACAAATTCACCTATCATCGTGTTAAGCAATTCCGGTTGCTTGATTAGCCTATCATTCACTTCCAATAGAGGCCCTTTTACACAACATCTGGAAGagtaaatgaaatgtgagttcTGATTAATCAAGAGCAACATGATTTAGAAGTAAGAATAAGACAAATTTAACCTCACTATGTAAGAACCCTCAGCAGTCAACACTTTATATAAAGCCGTGTTGGATTCAAAATGCTGTGCATTCTGAAAAAAAGAACATGATTATAAACTCCAATCTATCagatatataatgaaattcgACCTTCAATTGTGAAATAGCTCTTTTCActaataagtactactactactcatATATTTCTGCAACACATCCAAGAATGCAAACATTAAAGACTAAAGATATACACTAAAAAAAGGATCTACTTAAACTTCTAGGAACTctatcaacaataaaaaaataaatacctATTGATCCTTGCATGTAAGAGACATATAAGCTTATTGACAAGCGTAACTTAAATCCTCCTAATTAGCTAGCTTTGTGTATTTACTTTACTAAATACCTACTTCAGATGGACTCTGTGTATTATGTCAAAAACAGAATTTCTTTGACTACAAAAAGCAAAAGAGTTTCCACACACTTTTCAATAGGAGAATTTTCTAACAGATGTGTTGCAACGGTCAGATTTACATCAGGCACAATTAGCAATTGGTTCCGAGTTAGTTATCAGCGGAAGAAAGATTACAATCATTACACTCTCGATCTATAGGAGTTAAATAACACTCATATAGCCCTTTTAGGTATCAAACAGACCCCATCTTGAGATATTGATAAGGTGAATACCCATATATTCAATGGCAGGCATAATGAGTATAAGACCCTCAAAAAACCTCTTTTCACCCTATGAACTTGAAGGTGTATGAAGTTTCATATTGGAATTTTTAAACCGATGGATAGAGACTTCATTTAACTTCAAATTCGAGGCCTATACGTCAAAATAATTTCACCTTTGAAACACTTTGGTAGTGCTCCTGAATTAGAATCCAAAATAATGAATCAGAGCACATGGAGCTGCTGAGCATCAAACTGAAGCAAAATCTAGCACACAATAAGCACAAAATGGATAACTACTTCAAAAACACTTGGCATAAACACATTCACAAAGTTACTATCCCCATTCCACTATATCTTCATATCCAAATTATAAACAtgataaaattacaaacaatCTATGACTAGAAGCTTGGGCCGAAATATTTGCACAACAACCACGAGAAAACGACAAAGATTCTACCTTTTTGCGCTTTCCAGCGACTTTAATTCCGCTAAGGTCCAATTTCCCAACATTAAAATCGACCGAAACAATCCCCCCATTCTTCTTCAAAGCCACGTGGTGCGGAGCCAAACCAATTACACATAGCTATCAATcagaataaacaaaacatatcTATAAGTATGTATATAATACACATTCTACTATGATATGAATGAGCACAAGGCTAATAGAAAGAACAAACCCATTGGCATGACGATGAACATATTGATCATGTCCAGGCTTCATCAAATCTAGAAAACAAAAAGgctaaataaagagaaaactaATACAAAACAGCATAACATATCACGGTTTAAGAGTTACGGTGAAACTACTTATTGTgtattttctcctttttgtACAGAAAAACATTGAAATTAGGATTTGGAGCATACCTGGAGCGAAAAAAGTTGTGAAATTGGCTTCAATAGAGGAAGGGGGAACTTGCGGCAATTCGTCCAGATTAGGCAACAAAAGCCGTAgaaattcttcatcttcttgttTGGGTTGCTTTTGCTCAATCACACAATTGTCGCTTGTCTGTTTAAAATTTGGGGATTTAGATTTAGATGGGAGCTGCGTTCTGCTGCTCTCATTGCTGTTTGAATTTATCGTTTTGTAATACAAAATCCAAGCCTTAGATTAAATGAATCTGAACTTTGTACATCAAATTTTGAACTTAATTGCTGCTGGACTGAAGTCTGcaactcaatttttatttaataattattcaattttttttttattagtcaCACATGTCTCGCCGTTGCGCTTTTACCgacggcacggacgtgctctttcCTAAGAGCACCATCGTGCCGATGGCAAGAGCACGAGCAACCGACGTGACATGCTCTGGTTGACCAcgttcatttttaaaaatctgaaaaaatcttaaaaatttcaaatttaataaaaaaaatattttcccatttcccaataaattatatccattttttccacactttaaatttattttactcaaaATTCACGCTTTCATCTATAATACCCTCatttcaacataaaaaatCACACTACACCAAATATGGATAAATATATCCGTTTTTTACACGCTTTTAACAATGCAATACAAACATTCAcaatttattgtttatgttttatttttatttttaataatatactccctccgtcccacttaaaatgaaacatttggaaatcggcacgtgattttatgtagtgttgttttgtgagttgatgaggagagagtaaagtaagagagatgaaaaagtagagataaagttgtttccattttaggaaacgtttcatttttaatgagacaaaaaaaagaaaaacgtttcatttttaatgggatagaGAGAGTAATTCTTAAGAATAAATTATGCACTGTCCGTATTTTTAGGGTAATggaaatacaataaaaaattaattgagttacaaatgcaatatttttttctacgCCAAAATGAAAACAGAGCTCACAATTTCCCACTCTTATATTCTTCTACCTTTTCCATCTAGCATGAGAAACAACTAAATATTTCCTTGGAAAGACTGTAATAACAAATAACAATCCAATagcaaattaattaacaaatccACAGTTAAGTCTGATCTCAGTTCCAGCGCCGTTGATGCTGCTCATCTTGATCATAGACTTGGCGAATGCATCAAAGAACTC
This window contains:
- the LOC125205069 gene encoding protein Abitram-like isoform X4, with translation MGGLFRSILMLGNWTLAELKSLESAKSLMLSSSMCSDSLFWILIQEHYQSVSKNAQHFESNTALYKVLTAEGSYIVRCCVKGPLLEVNDRLIKQPELLNTMIEGEGYVAIMMPRPADWLKAKASLLDFESYKKLRTKQ
- the LOC125205069 gene encoding protein Abitram-like isoform X3, giving the protein MGGLFRSILMLGNWTLAELKSLESAKRFCFSLMLSSSMCSDSLFWILIQEHYQSVSKNAQHFESNTALYKVLTAEGSYIVRCCVKGPLLEVNDRLIKQPELLNTMIEGEGYVAIMMPRPADWLKAKASLLDFESYKKLRTKQ
- the LOC125205069 gene encoding protein Abitram-like isoform X1, encoding MKNFYGFCCLIWTNCRKFPLPLLKPISQLFSLQLCVIGLAPHHVALKKNGGIVSVDFNVGKLDLSGIKVAGKRKKNAQHFESNTALYKVLTAEGSYIVRCCVKGPLLEVNDRLIKQPELLNTMIEGEGYVAIMMPRPADWLKAKASLLDFESYKKLRTKQ
- the LOC125205069 gene encoding protein Abitram-like isoform X2; the protein is MKNFYGFCCLIWTNCRKFPLPLLKPISQLFSLQLCVIGLAPHHVALKKNGGIVSVDFNVGKLDLSGIKVAGKRKKNAQHFESNTALYKVLTAEGSYIVRCCVKGPLLEVNDRLIKQPELLNTMIARGRGVCCNYDAKTCRLAQSQGLSAGL